CGCAGTTTATTTAGCTACTCGTTCTGATGCAGTTTCGTAAAGCAATAATAAGTTCTTCGATTTTATCTTAATGTTCAGTCGAGCCATCATTTGGTTCTGCGTCACAAATATTCTTGTAATGAATATCAATTTATTTACAGTGCACAGAAAAAAAGGATTCGTTTTGTggaatacattatttttcaagaattttccaaGTATTCAACCACCAATcacaaacagcatagtattttttaatttttccaatttttcgtcccttaaATTTTAAACAGCTTTgtgtggatagcaaaaagtgatgcacgtgagaactatatttcattttgttttcgagtattattcatcatgtcagactagcacttaccgataagtggaaatgcattgtaaatcacaaattttgactgaCAGCaaagtaaattctatgataaatacgcgaatatgcaccgaatacgtgtgatattttatcatacatatagtttttttttcagggtaacccgagcatacttaacaatataaacatttgaagtagctgaaaacatttttttactatgcttatagagaaaaagactcttgagtcttttgaataaaagataTGGGTATTGGTATTTTTACtgtggtggatagaacaatttttattactgctcttcgaattaatgctgcaatccagtactgtccccgagatactatattcctagtactttcctcctctagaattttcggcctcgttttctccgcgtTCAAagcaaaaagtgtttttttctggCTGCTGTGACGGGAAActgtaaaaatttgaaaaatgtcagtTGCTTACGGTtttagaataataaaaaagggaGTTTCTGACTGCCCTAAATCGAGGCTGGGTATCGCTTTCGTAATTCATCATTTACGTGTGGTTTGACACAAAACGTTTAATCGTATCTGACGGTTGGCGAATGATCGTGAGAGTAACGAAATTCGAACTAGACGGATAAACACTGGACGTTCTAAAGAGTCATATAACGTGTTGACTGGAAGAGTTTATTGGGACATATAAACAAGCCCCTGACGTTTGAAAAGCGAGTTTGTGGAGGGGCTGGCTATTCTGGCGTGTTTGTTTGATTACATATATGAGCGGGATGGAATCATCGATGCATTCGATTACGTTGGCTGCGTCTCGTCGCCGGTAACGAATTCGTCGGGGTTGGTTAGTCGATGGATTTTAATGAGTCAAACTTTGCGAATTGATCGCGAGCCTCTGCAAATATCGTTTGTGCGTATCCCGTCACATTTGAAGTCACGCGAAAGGCATAACATCGATACCAACCTCGACAGTTTATTTACGCTCCGTTGTGAAATTCCTCGTGCCGAGAGACGTCGTTGCGCGTCGTCAGAGATTTTTATCGTTTGGGAGCTGCGATCGACTGCGAATTATCTACTCCAATTATTGATGATCTGTTCGATCGAATAACTCGTTCCAAGACATTTGGTAGCCCCGACTATATATTCGCGACAGCAGCATCCGGAAGCTGTCAACCGTCCTCACCGCTCCTCTCGAGTCCTCTCTTCCGACAAAAGCCAGTCTTTGCTCTCTCCctgataaaataatgaaaaatattcgaaaaggCTTTTCGTTGTTTTGCAATTCATAGGGCCCCGACTTATCTTCGCTTTTTCGAAACGTGTTCGGGTACACTGGAGACACACAAGTACTCGACCCAGTAGCGAAACCAGGTATACTCTGTGAAGTAGTGTATCGCGAGCGTACGCCTTTCCACAGTCCTCTTGTGTCCTACATATTCCTCTCGTGTATGCGTTATACACGCTGCAGATAAGTCTGCAGTGCCCCTTGTACTTCAACCTTTGAGACTCACTCGTAAGTTGAGAGAGACGTAGCTACAGAGACGAGGCAAGGAGAGAAACCCGAGAATGTGGGTGGCCAGAGATCGTTGAgattcgctgggaaaaacacGAAGGATCGAAAGAGCCTGCGAGACAGTCGTCATTGATCTTTTCACCGATCGTTGTCTCAGCTCTTCTCCAACTTTTTCCCTCCTGTTCGTCACCACGGTGGCTTCCGGCGGTCCAGGATCATTCGACCGGTCCAGAAGATCCGGAATGACTGCATCTCCGTCCCGATGCTTTCGATCAGGTTCCAATCGACCGAGCTTCGTCGATCTGTAAAAAATCGATagttcaattcaattttatttctcaatatcgttattaaattattgaaacatGAATGAGTATGACCGAGATCGATTTGCATAACACCCAGCAAAGTTTGCACTCGCACGAATCCTCGAAATTGGATTCTGCTTAGTATTCTGAAACGGGATAGCTCGATCCTTCCGGTATAGTGTATCGTGCGGGGCGACGAAACATGCGGAAGCTAACTCCGCCGACACCCTCGTCCTCTCCTCGCTCTTCCATCCATCGGTTTTCAGTGCTGGTAGTAGAACTATGAGATCTAAATCTCCACCGCAAAACCCCATCATCCGTAGCCAATTCTCGGAAATGCCCGCCGGCGCAAATGTACCGATCGTGATAGAGACCGATGTGTGTATTTTCGCTGTATTCGAGGCTGCTCCGAGGTACGACACAATTATAGAGAGTGTGGGCAGCTGGAGGGTCCGCTGTTTCATTGGGGCTTGTGAGAAAGTGTCAGTCCAATACGTTTTTACCGTTTTTTCGTCTTTCGATGCTTTCAGTTTTAGCGAAATTTATGGAGCTGAGTTTTGGGCTAATTCTGATGGAACGGCTGAATTTAGCGCGAAAATGCTCaggaccttttttgtagagcagagaattttcgacgaaaaagattccgagaatatttttctacgACCGGTAGTTTCGTCGGGAGAACAGTACGGAAGGAGATTTTATAGGAAATAACGGAGCTCCCTTCTGGTGCGAATTCTAACGAAATGGTCGAATTTTGGGTAAAAATCCTTAgaaccttttttgtagagcaccaaattttctacaaaaaatgtattaagaatatttttccataACCGGTAGTTCCGTCTCGAGAGCAGCTTCAAAGACGATATATGCTACGGAACGATGGAGCTGTCTTCCGGTGCGAATTCTGACGAAACGCTTGAATTCAGGCTTAAAATGCTCAGGACCTTTTTTGTTGAGCagaaaattttctacaaaaaatgtattgacaatatttttccatatccGGTAGTTTCGTCCCGAGAGCAACTTAAAAGTCAATCTGATTTTAGAGGCTTACGCGTTCGTCcgcaattttttcagttttcaattGATCGAAAGTTCCTGCAGATCATTgatatcgttcattttttttaaatttcaatatatttcAACACTTTAGTAAAATAGACAGATTCTGAGATTCACAAGCACCGTACACAAAATAGCTGGGACGTTTTATTTTCGCTTGATTCTCACTTGGGGAGGttgattctctttttttttcttcgtgtctTCTTGATGTGGAAAAGTACTCGAAAATACTCGAGCCTTGGAGAGAAGCTCATCCATGGGAATTCTTCGGGAAGGATAAAAACGAAGGCTCTATAGACACGTCGCGGGATGAGCAGGTTATCAAGGGTGCGGAAAGCGTGAACGCGTACGCGCTTTTGTTTATCCGTTGCGTAAGCCTCGCGTGGACGAAAGACCAAATGGTCTGTGTGTTGGAGGAGGGTTCTTGGCGTATAACGTCTGGTGGGTTTCTGTGCGTAATTCCCTCTCGTAGAGAGCCAAAAGAGTACAAAGAAAGCTGCGAGCAGCACCCCCCCTCATACGTAAAACAAAGTGGCGACATTGTCGAGAAAATTGCCTCTGCAATCTTCAGGAGGttggaacgtttttttccttccttttttcctttcttccacgttttttttattctctatcTCTTCTTAAAAAGCATTCAGCCCATTTCTCTTGACTGAATTCTTAATCCTGTCTCCCGCGTGCACCCTCCCAACCCGCGCCGGGACTTTGTTTTCAAAAGATACAAAAAATCTAAATTACGAAGATACTCGACGCACCGTATggacttttattttcttacctgctttctctctcgttcgctcATATTTACTATAAGGAAAAACGAGCCGCCGATAAAGCTGAACACTACCTAAACTGTTTCACTGCTGAATTTACAGTTTAACGTCCACTAGGGTACACgtttgaaaacaatttcagtCAAGAACTAGCCAACGTACAATTTATAGAGGCTCTCTTCAGACTTCGATTTTCTAACCTCTTCATTCGAAATGAACGATAATTTATGTTGAAATGAATTCGCTTGAGTTTTAGCTTCAAAAcgattattaattttaatcgttttatCTCGATGAGAAGCATATATTTTGCCGCTTTTCTTTCAACATATTTCAAAAGCATCTACGTCAACGGCTTTTAGCTGTTTTCGTTCGACTGTTCGCCTCctactttattttttaacgACGAAGGTTTCTCATGGTCATTGCAAAAAGCCCCGCGCTGATGGTAACTTTCTCAAGGTCACGATGAAAGAGACGAACAGTCGGTAAACGATTTTTGACTTACCAACGCGCAGTAAATTCTTGGATTCTGCACTATttctttttgtaaaataacCGGAGCAGTGTGTTTTGTTTTGAAATTGTtgatatttagaaaaaaagaatcttTTTACCTTTAGGAACTACAAATCAGTAAGCAGTACATTATTTAGTGGCTATCAAATAACGTGAATGAGTTGCAAATTGATTTTGTCCGATTTCTACTTTTACGGTCGAGTCCCTCGAATCGAGACATAATGTACACTTTCAAGCAAGGGTCGCTTACTCTACgtacaaataggcaaaaagaagaaaatcgcAGCTCGGAGAAGCAGCAGTAGCAGTAGCAGTATAGTTGGAAGTGCGCCTTGTACCGGGTTTGCAACGAGAGTGTTCGTTTCGCGGTGCTCGCTAGTGGGCTAGCCTCACGATCGCTtgccaaactttttttttctttcattttattatttttcataagttcgcgagaaaaaaatggcaggTTTTACCGAAAGTGCACTCGTTAAAAAACTCATGGATTTAAACCCATCACAACAAAGCATACAAACCTTGTCCTTGTGGCTTATACATCACAGAAAACACCATCCAACTATCGTTAAAGTCTGGTACAAGGAAATGTGCAAGGGTGAGCAGAGGAACATTTTTAATCTTTTTACATCACTTATGTTATATCACTGTTTCAGCAGAACCGTTTATCCAATTGTCCTCaaaattcatgttttcttgtacttttatattttcgtcgCAATATCCAAACCTTCTTTTTCTATTTAACCGAGGACTACATACTTTTTAACTAGTTCGGCGACATCGGTACATTTTTAGGTTAAACCCACGTAGCGCAACGTGAATATTACTTGTTCTCTCGACGTTTTATTTTGCGCAGGTTCcaatgaactttttgaatgaTGCTTTGTTTTATATCATCTTTATTTGATTTCCatccataatttttttatcgacccttttttattaatttttattgaatacatTTGAGAATAAACAATATTCATACAGCGTTGAAtctttcaatttgaaaaaactctaTTGAAACGCATCCTTTTACTTTTTAGTCCTCGAAGCTTTATTAATTTTTGTGCACTTTGCACATCTGGTTTTCTCTAGCTAGACTCTGTTTTAATaaacttgttaaaaaaaatatgaatttttttttcatttgatgaatgaattttctatcaatttttcgaatcctatttttcttcctatCCATgctttttttgattttcgtcATCGAAAGCAGAAagagtttttgagaaaaatcagtCTTGTCTACAATTTGTAAGataagtttttgtttttcagtaaAGGATAACCGCAAGCTGATGTTCATGTACTTGGCAAACGATGTTATTCagaacagtaaaaaaaaaggaccAGAGTTTGGCAAAGAATTTGGTTCCGTGCTTCCAAAGGCGTTTGAGCATATGAAGGGTTTTGACGAAAAGACACGAGATCGTCTTAACAGGCTTTTGACTATCTGGGAGGAAAGAGGTGTTTATGACAAGGCACAAATAACCGAATTTAAATTAGCATTTGACGCAGCTACCGAACCGATGAAAGAGCCCGGCACACCTCCGAGAAAGAAGCCACGAAATGAcattgaaaaagagaaaaaaatcaaggtgctCTAGAGTTATTCATGTATTGTTGAAAACAGCTTGTTTCTTATTAATTCCTCTGTCTTGTTACTCGATTAACAATGAAGACCATTTGaagttacaaaatttttcttcttccttacagaaaaaagagaaagagccagAAAAGAAAGAACGAAAGAAGTCAGAAACGGAGGTTGAAGTGGACGGTACCAAAGAACTTCATGTGACACTGAGCCCACGAACACCCGCGGGGGATCCCCCAGAAACGGAGGAACTAATAAAAGCTTTAATGGTCTCTACAGTTTGTAGCATTcttgatataataaaatatgtatacatCAATAAACTATCTAAACCCGATAAAAATGAGATGCTATTATATCCATCAAGTATCAAACAGAATtgagtcaaatttttcattcagatAAATACCTGTAAATGAGAAAGCATCGAGTTTTGAATGTTGAAAACTTTATTTCTCTCtgttcataatttttatttcataaactTGTTAAATTTATGCTACTTAATTTCTTCTTACGCTTACAAATTATAAAACAGGATTAAAAATATTGTCAATTTTGTTTCTAACAATTTATTCGCAACTCTGGTGACCGTTTTCGATGGTTCCAGGATTTGGAAAATACCGCGTCTTCGGATGCAGCCGTACGGGAACGCATAGCGTCCTTACCGCCCGAAGTTTCTGAAGTTTCGTTGCTTGCTAATCTTGCGGACAGAGCAGCAGCCGATCAATTGAGCATCGCTGTCAACGAAGCGGCTGCACTTTTGGCTGATTACAATGGTAGACTCCAAGGTGAAATGGAAGATCGTCGCAGGCTTCTTACCATGTTGAGGGATTACACCTTAGCTCAGAGACAATTGCTTCAACAAGCACAGACGACGCTCGAGGTAAATTTTGCTCAAGAtgcgaataataaataaaaattgactgCATTGAAGTTCTGGACATAagggctttgaaaaaaatggatgttCCCATAGAAGTTGAGCAGTAAACGAAATTCCATGAATGTTAAggaattagaaaatattcgagctttatttatttttttttcattaaaagtaAACGTACGTTCGAAAAACAGTTTATAAATAAAACTGTTGTGAGTCAGATGaaatcaccatttttcgagaaaatataAACTTGTAATAATTCGTGTTTTCGttcgttgcttttttttcaggattataaagaaaaattgaaaaaagtttgcgCAGTTAGATCAGAAGTAAAATCGCACATCTCGAATCTTCCGGACCTTACGCAGTTACCTGACGTGACCGGCGGCCTCGCGCCTCTTCCATCGGCCGGTGACCTGTTCTCCCTTCACTAGTTTGCAACACAAAATAGTCCAACTGTGCTCTTACTTTGCTACGGGTTTCCGAGACGAATTAAACATAGTTCCCACATAATGTTTATGTTACAAGGTTGATGAAAACCcagacaaaaatgaaaagagagaaaaagaaacgaaaattgtAGCGCCAACAAAGATGGGTTATTTGTGTCTTATTTGGGAGACAAAAAGACTGAGTTCGTGCGCTCTCAGCCTTACGTTTATCCTTAAAGTGTGAATGTCGGTATAAATGATGGTGCGTGTATTAGTGCGTGTATGTACGTGTTGATTTCGAATGCGTAAAtctttgttaaaaaattgtgattatcTGAAAAAAGAATCATCGTTCCCCGGATGGCATGAAAagggattcgaaaaaaaaatgctgagcAATCAAATCGTTCGTCGTTCCTCACTTTCCCCTTGAAACTGAAACTTTCaatgttattttgaaaaaaaaaaaaaatacaaagcgAGTGTCTTCTCCAATCGCGTGCTGTTTTGTTGGAACTTTTAAGTCACTGATCAACGATCAGTGGTTATTGTTTAAAGTGCGAAAAACTTCGATAATCGGTAGAATacaatgaaattcaattatGTTACCCAGCCTAGATATTAAAGAGCGAATAAACTATCGTTTTTTCTGTAAACTAAATAGTATttagaaaatcgatattttttgtatatttcacaaaagagaacaaaaattttacgcCTATCAGACCGATCCAATCATTGGAAAAGTCACACCAAAATAGAGTATATTAAAAACCGTAaacataaaatattgaaaaacgaaaaaacaacaataaaaTCACTGCGAATCTTCTAGACGTCGATAGTTTCCGAAAAACTACATTCTACCGCATGCATGCCCGATTTCATTTGAGGCTCCGAATcgttgtttaaataaaaaaaaaaaataaacagaaaaCAACAAGCATCAAAAAGTCTTTCTGAATAATTCCACTATCAACGAtcttttcaatggaaaaagagCAGCTCATCAATATGCCAAATGAATTGATGAGGAAAGTTTAAATTGTGCTTATTTAAGAAATCATCGTAGATGATAGTGGAgaaacagcaaaaaaaactgatgtaCGAGATCAAATGAACATGAATATGTTAAGGAACGAGCTTAATTTTAGTTTTGAACCTTTGCAATTGCACGCACAACTGAGTTAGTTGATTAACTATCTTCTTTAGTTGACTTTGAAAACACTGTTCATTATTTCTTAGTTGAGCAATTCATTATTCTAGGACAATGTTATTTTCAATGTAGTTTGCACACTTTATCGTGGATCTGGTTATCCCCTGTACATAAGATCCTATTCAGtcgagacgatttttttctaggaCTGAAAGAATACTTGCTTAAGGTTGAATCAAATATAAGAAATGCAAATTTTCCGATTGATTGTATCGGTAGACGAAATGAAAGAGCCGATGAAAAGACAACATTAATATCTAAACTGTGCATCcaatatttaataataaataataattaaaggaaatgaaaatggaaGTATTTATACAAAGATAACGTGTCGCTTGTAGAGCATGGCGagaaataataaggagcatGAAGTAcacgaataaatgtttccaaTGTGAAATAAcaaacattattatttttcatcctctCAAGAATCATCAAGAATCTTTGAcacactttgttttttttacagggTTTTTAAACCGGAATTTCATCTCGCTCAGTCATTCAATCAAATAGctacgaataaaatttttcacctCCATTagtgtatttttgttcactCAAGGATGCGATACGACTTGTACGTcggtttttttatcgaatatttCGATTGTCCATAACAAGGTTTCCCAATCATCGCAAAATATATGATACCTCTTCGATGAgctcaatgtttttcatactcgTAGACTGATCCTTTTCCGGCACATTTAGTTCGTCTTAGTACTTGAAAAATCAACAAGGAAGACGCAATTTTCTTGTCacgtcattttcaacattttgtgttcgactttcacattttttgtcaaaataaaCTTAATCTCACATCAGCAGTctcaataaagaaaataatagaGAAATATACACGAAAAAATGTCTGAATCGTTGGCGACATGTTCACTATCTTGGGGACACTGCAGACGTTCATTTTGAACGATTGATGTTCTCTTGTTAGCTTATTCGTCAATAGGCTCACTTGATTGTATCTTGCAGTTTGGTTTTATTAAcagttctctttttctcactcaAAAACCATTGGTGGCCTTCCACCATGCGGATACAACTCAACATGATTTTACCACTTTGATCTTGAGATCGGTCCTACTAAGTTATTCAAGTTTCGTGCGGATGAGCTGGTCTTGTTGGCTTCAGAATTAGCTTGCCCGTGTCGTCGCAACTCATGTTGAAATCACCAAGAACTTTTCGGGCTCTTTGCGTTATTATACTTGGTGCTATTACTCGCCTGTGTACACCCATCATGAACAGAATTACTGTGGAGTGAAATAATCACATTAAAACTCATTATTTGGTTTTcgttcattcaaatttcaatcaaaGTCATTTGTTTCATTAGGGACAAAGAGAAAGATGTatggaaaagttgaaaaattaactTTCTTTCTAGCCTCAGGTTCAGTCTAGTCCGAGAAAGCTCTTACCAAGAAAAATACTAGCAAGTGTAAATATAGGGTGATTGTAGAGGCTTTGAGTAAAAGACACAGCCGATGTGTTTGGATCTGTTAGCCAGTGCCAGGCTCCTACAGCAGTACACACGGAAATGAAACCTAAAAGTACTGAAAAAAAGGTAACATTTTACAGTGAtcttcacaattttttatgcataggttttttattctcttattTCTAGTATTCTGTCAACTATGTCAAAACTCgtttatcgaataaaaaaaataatttctcttttttatgaGAATTTAAATCTCATTCGATGTGgaggaatttttcaaattgtcattatattttgtacatttttatcacagaaaaaatattaccCTCAACAATGTTAACATCATGTTTAGTCTCAAATAGAATACACAAATAGCTAGGAAATTTGAAGATTGCCAGAATTAAGCAACAGaagacatatttttttatgtattggctatgattcaaatttcaaaactgcCTTTGTTGAACATCATTGCATAACGATTTGGACTTTTCTATTTCTATTTTCTCTGCAAAAATTGGGAAGAATTCATGATTACATACTTCGCCACCTTAATGTGGATGGTTGCAAGCTAGAGATCACCTCAGTAAGACGTCTCTCAAAAGCCTTCAAATCTGTAAAATAATACAATACTGATGGGtcatcaacaaaaataaaattcgtaatAAATTTGCCAGAATACTGTTTGTTATTAGCAACTATATGGGAACTATATTCAAACTTGGAGGTTAGGCGCGGGTCAACAggtcaaaaaattcgtaaaacgTATCATCCTTCGCCGATATCAATGGAACAATGTTTTATAATGTACTTCGATGCTTTCGTTACATTTTGTTGTTTACCTTCGCATACAGTCTGATCGAGCgacataattattatttatttacaagCAAGTCAGGATTGACACTACTACACTCGTAGCACCCACGACTATACTATATATCGACTTTACTTTAATACAAGAATCATATATATCCATGCACGTTTTGCTTAtatatatgagaaaaaaacttggCTCAGTCGATAAAAATGCTACTGTCTGGAATTTTGACCGACTGAACATTTTGcagatatatatgtataaccTAAAAACACACGTTAtgagaaaatcatgaaaataggGCTTCAGTATATATATAGCTGCGTGGTCAGAAATTGAGCCGTTTGTTTTGTACAACCGTTGCAACGGAAGCATAATAATAAAGCTGAATAAAGCGTCCAGCTTGATCGATCCTCGTTTTTGTTGATTGCTATCAGTGTAAAAACGAGTGACGCATCGCAATGCCAAAAGTACGTAGAAGCAAGAAATCGCCTCCGGATGGTTGGGAGTTGATCGAGCCTACTCTCGAAGAATTGGAGCAGAAGATGCGAGAAGGTTAGTAAACGTTGTGTTCCAATTATTTGAaccgaataaattttcaatcataTTAACACGAATAATAGATAACCCTAAAATACGTTCAGTTTACGAATCTCCATATCGTGTTTAATTAATTTGTGTGACACAATTTAGCTGAAACGGAGCCACATGAGGGGAAACGCAAACAGGAATCATTGTggccaattttcaaaattcaccaTCAGAAGTCTCGATACATTTACGACCTTTTCTATCGAAGGAAAGCAATCAGCAGAGGTAAGACATTTCTCCCATTAATCGCATTTGAACACCTCACAAATGATGTTTCTACCTTTTTAAAAACCAACACTAATAAACATTAATTGTAACAAGCTGCAATATTTTACAATATTTAGTTCTGCAGAATCTCTAGATTTGCCATCACTTAAAAAAGTAACTGAATTCGAACAATCTTGAAATTGCTCTACTCATAAAAACCACTGAATCTTTTGTTCTTTGTCTTATTTATCGTACTCGTTAACAGCAGTtcttttgaatgaattttaatgaattacTGAGTCATTAAGTATACCCTGTGTTTTTGTGATATTTTGCAAATCATTCAGTTTAAACTTGATGGCAAAGTACTAACACAATTGCTTCAACGAGAACTTGGGTcggattttttgtaatttttgtttatctATGATTTTCAGAATTGTACGATTACTGCTTGAATGAAAACATTGCGGACAAAAATCTCATagcaaaatggaaaaaagtagGCTATGAAAATTTATGCTGTTTGAGATGCATACAGACGAGGGATACGAATTTTGGAACGAATTGTATCTGCAGAGTACCCAAGGGAAAACTGGAAGAAGGTCGTATAGTGGAATGTATACACTGTGGCTGCAGGGGATGTTCTGGTTGACGATTAATGAAAATTAGACATTTTCTCATAAGGCACATGACTCTgatgttttttattataaatttaaatATATAACGATAATAAGAtataaaaaagtaaacaaacaCGTTGGACGTAAATCTGTAAATAAACGATAAAATGTTCTGGACAACATTCTTCTTCTATTTAACCATGAGATTCCATTTGTTGAAATCGTGAAATCGGGCAGCAAAGTATAAAGGTGTTTGTACGTTCCAATCGTACGTAACAGCTTTTTCACCGGACTCTATATTTATTCTCAACGTTTCGTCGTCCTTTCGGTGTATGATAAATATTATTCTCGTACCCAAACGTATTCTTGGCAAtctcattaatttttcttcaccgTCCATAAAAATTTTACCCAACggtgttatcaccaaatttccatattttctTAGATCGTCCTCAATTCCCATTTTCTCTGACACCAACGCTATCCCCTCGTTGTCTCTGCTGTCTTGTGAGACTTCTAAAAACTGtaagaacaaaaatatttttagaactCTCCATTCAAACAacgtttatttaaatttgcaAAGTTTACCTTGAATTCGATTATCTGATTAGAATCCACTTGAGGATTTTGCGAAAACAAAGTACTCGTTCGATCTGTGATTTTGGCAGCGACCTTTCCGTTGTTCGTTATCATGTAGTCCTTGTTATCCAGAGTCCAACCTGTTATTCagttttattaaattattatcTTTACAGTGGTTTGC
This sequence is a window from Venturia canescens isolate UGA chromosome 8, ASM1945775v1, whole genome shotgun sequence. Protein-coding genes within it:
- the LOC122414499 gene encoding regulation of nuclear pre-mRNA domain-containing protein 1B; protein product: MAGFTESALVKKLMDLNPSQQSIQTLSLWLIHHRKHHPTIVKVWYKEMCKVKDNRKLMFMYLANDVIQNSKKKGPEFGKEFGSVLPKAFEHMKGFDEKTRDRLNRLLTIWEERGVYDKAQITEFKLAFDAATEPMKEPGTPPRKKPRNDIEKEKKIKKKEKEPEKKERKKSETEVEVDGTKELHVTLSPRTPAGDPPETEELIKALMDLENTASSDAAVRERIASLPPEVSEVSLLANLADRAAADQLSIAVNEAAALLADYNGRLQGEMEDRRRLLTMLRDYTLAQRQLLQQAQTTLEDYKEKLKKVCAVRSEVKSHISNLPDLTQLPDVTGGLAPLPSAGDLFSLH
- the Cnep1r2 gene encoding nuclear envelope phosphatase-regulatory subunit 1 homolog, coding for MSLDQTVCEDLKAFERRLTEVISSLQPSTLRWRILLGFISVCTAVGAWHWLTDPNTSAVSFTQSLYNHPIFTLASIFLVILFMMGVHRRVIAPSIITQRARKVLGDFNMSCDDTGKLILKPTRPAHPHET
- the l(1)10Bb gene encoding protein BUD31 homolog translates to MPKVRRSKKSPPDGWELIEPTLEELEQKMREAETEPHEGKRKQESLWPIFKIHHQKSRYIYDLFYRRKAISRELYDYCLNENIADKNLIAKWKKVGYENLCCLRCIQTRDTNFGTNCICRVPKGKLEEGRIVECIHCGCRGCSG